The region TCGCGCAGCAGGTCGTCACCGCGCACGGCGGCGTGATCGACGTGACCGACACGCCGGGCGGCGGCGCGACGTTCCGCGTGCGCCTGCCGGAACTGGAAGAGGACGCCGGGGACGACTCGGACGGCCTAAGCGACCTGAAGGGCATGGACGACCTGGACATGGCTGCGCCGGGCATGCCCGACACGAGCGACGCGGACGGCCTGCCCGGACAGGCCCACAGTGACGGGCCGCGCGGGACGCTAGCGTGACCGCATGAAGAAGACCCTGAACGTCACCTGGCTCGGCGAGCAACGTTACCTGGGCGTCAGCGAGAGCGGCCACCAGCTGCTGATCGACAACAGCCCCACCAAGATCGGCGTGTCCCCCATGGAGGCGCTGCTGGGCGCGCTGGCGACCTGCACGGCGTACGACGTCGTGGAGATTATGAAAAAACGCCGCACGCCCCTGAGCAGCTACCGCATCGAGGTCGAGGGCGAGCGGGCCGACACCGACCCCAAACGCTACACGACGATCACGGTGCGGCACATCGCCAGCGGCGAGGGCGTGACCGAGGAGGCCCTGAGCAAGGCCGCGCACCTCAGCCACGAGAAGTACTGCTCGGTCGCGGCGAGCCTGAACAGCGACATCACCGTCGAGACCCGCGTCGAGTGACCCACGGCGGGCACTGACCCGGCCCGCGCGCCCCCGATCTGTTCAGCCGGGGGCGCGCCCATCATGGCTGGACCAGTCAAGGCTGGGCGCGTCGTGGGTGGCGTCTGCACGTCCCTTCGGGCGCCGGTGTGGCCGGGTGGCAGAATGCGCGCGTGACGACCGGCCCTCTGAATGACCGCCCCGCTGACCCCTCTCCCCTGCTGGCCCTGGATATCGGGGGGACGAGCCTGCGTGCGGCGCTCGTGCAGGGCGGGCGGGTGCTGGACCGCGTGGAGGCCCGCACGCCCCGCCCGGCCACGCCGGACGCGGTGATCACAGCGGCGCTGGAGCTGGCGCGGCCCCTGGCGGCGCGGGCCGGGGCGGTGGGCGTGGCCTGCGCGGGCGCGGTGGCGCGGGGGCGCGTGACGGCCACGGCCACCCACACGTTCCCCGGCTGGGTGGACATTCCCCTGGCGGAGCGGCTGGGCGCGGGGCTGGGCCTGCCGTGCGCGGCGCTGAACGACGCGCGGGCCGCCGCGTGGGGCGAGTTCGCGGCGGGCGCAGGCCAGGGCACGACCGAGTTCATGTTCGTGACGGTCAGCACGGGGGTCGGGGCGGGTCTGGTGCTGGGCGGGCGGCTGCATCTGGCCGGGAACGGCCTGGACGCCGAGCTGGGCTTCGTCACGGTTCCGTCCCACTGGCACGCGGGGGCGCTCACCCCGGCCGGTCAGCTGGCGCCGCTGGAGTTCGAGTCGAGCGGCACGGCCCTGAACGCCCGCGCGGCGGCGCTGGGCTTCGCGGATGCCCGCGCGCTGTGCGACGCCGCCGACGCCGGAGACGCAACGGCAGACGCGGAGTACCGGCACTCGGCGGCGGGGCTGGCGTGGAAGATCGCGGACATCGCGGCGCTGCTGGGCGTGACGCGCGCAGCGCTGGGCGGCAGCGTGGGCCTGCGCCCCGGCTACCGGACCCGCGTGCAGGAGGCGCTGGCGGCGTTCCCGGAGCGCTACCGGCCCGAGGTCGTGCACGCGGCACTGGGCGCGGACGCCGGGCTGATCGGCGCGGCGCTGTGGGCGGCCCGCTCGGCCCGGCATGGTGAAGCGCAGGACGGTGGAGCGCAGGACCCCTCGACCCGGGACGCCTCAGCCCAGGGGTGAGCGGGCGCCGGTGATCCAGCCGTCCTGCACGGCGCAGTAGGGACTCTGGAGCAGCGTGATCAGGGTGCGGGTGTCCTCGCCGGGGTGCGGCGTGACGGGGTGCCACTGCCCGGCGCACTGCACCTGGAGCCGGTAGTCGGGCGGCGCGGGCTGCACGCGGTAGTTGCCGATGGGGTGGGTGCCGCTGGGCAGGGTGGGGACGTGCATGCTGAACCTCCGGGTCGGGGGCCGCGCGGGGGCGCTGGCCCAGGCTGATGGTGCAGCGCGTGGCGTGACTGTGGCGTGACTGCCGGGCGGCGGACAGCCCACCTTTCAATTGACAGGAAAGTGGTGCCTTTCAGCGACCGCCCCGCACCTCAGGAATCGCCATTTTGAGCGTCTGACAGCGTGTTTCCTCACCCCCCAGGCGGGTGTGTTAGCCTCGCGGCAACCACAAGGAGGTCCGTATGAGCAGCACCCTGATGGAAGGGTTCCTTCCCTTCGAGCATGAACCGTACTTCAACTTCAAGGACGCGCAGGTCGCCGAGCGTCAGCGCGCCGCGTTCACGCAGGTCCGCGAGCAGTACCTCGGCCGGACGTTCCCGCTGATCGTGGACGGGCAGGAGGTGCAGGGCGAGGGCACCTTCGACGTCCGCAACCCCGCCGACACGCGCGAGGTCGTCTGGTCCTTCCAGAAGGCCACCCCGGCGCAGCTGGGCGAGGCCGTGCAGGCGGCGCAGGCGGCGTTCGAGGAGTGGCGTTTCACCGAGCCGTTCCAGCGCGCCACGATCTTCAAGCGGGCCGCCGAGCTGCTGCGCGCGCGCCGCATGGAATTCAACGCCGTCATGACCCTGGAGAACGGCAAGAACTGGTTCGAGGCGGACGGCGAGGTCGCCGAGTCCGTGGACCACTTCGAGGTCTTCGCGCGGGAAACGATGCGCTGGGCGACCGGCAAGCCCGTGTACCCCATGCCGGACGAGCACGTCACCACCGTGTACGAGCCGCTGGGCGTCGTGGCCTGCATCAGCCCCTGGAACTTCCCCAGCGCGATTCCGCTGGGCATGGCGCTGGGCGCGCTGGCCGCCGGGAACACCGTCCTCTGGAAGCCCGCGTCCGAGACGCCGCTGTCGTCGTACCTGATGATCGAACTGCTGTTCGAGGCCGGGCTGCCGCGCGGGACCGTGCAGTTCCTGACGGGTACGGACGACGTGCTGGGCGACCCCCTGGTGGATCATCCCGGCGTGCGGATGATCGCGTTCACGGGCAGCAAGGAGATCGGCTGCCGCATCTACGAGCGGGCCGCGCGGGTGCAGCCGGGCCAGAAGTGGCTCAAGCGCGTCATCGCCGAGATGGGCGGGAAGGACCCGACGGTCGTGTGCGCCGACGGTGACCTAGAGGCCGCCGCGACCGGGATCGTGCAGGCGGCGTTCGGGTACAGCGGGCAGAAGTGCAGCGCCTGCTCCCGCGTGATCGCCGAGGAGAGCGTGTACGACGACCTGCTGGCCCGCGTGGTCGAGAAGGCCCGCGGCCTGAAGGTGGGCCTCCCCGAGGAGAACGCCGACCTGGGTCCGGTGATCACGCAGGGCAGCGCCGAGCGCATCCAGACGTACGTGCAGGAGGGGCAGGGCCGCGTGCGCCTGCTGCTGGGCGGCGAGACGCCCGACGTGGGCGAGCGCGTGGGCGGCTACGTGGCCCCCACCATCCTCGCGGACGTGCCCGCCGACGACGCCCTGTTCCAGGAGGAGATCTTCGGCCCCGTCCTGGCGTTCAC is a window of Deinococcus grandis DNA encoding:
- a CDS encoding L-glutamate gamma-semialdehyde dehydrogenase, translating into MSSTLMEGFLPFEHEPYFNFKDAQVAERQRAAFTQVREQYLGRTFPLIVDGQEVQGEGTFDVRNPADTREVVWSFQKATPAQLGEAVQAAQAAFEEWRFTEPFQRATIFKRAAELLRARRMEFNAVMTLENGKNWFEADGEVAESVDHFEVFARETMRWATGKPVYPMPDEHVTTVYEPLGVVACISPWNFPSAIPLGMALGALAAGNTVLWKPASETPLSSYLMIELLFEAGLPRGTVQFLTGTDDVLGDPLVDHPGVRMIAFTGSKEIGCRIYERAARVQPGQKWLKRVIAEMGGKDPTVVCADGDLEAAATGIVQAAFGYSGQKCSACSRVIAEESVYDDLLARVVEKARGLKVGLPEENADLGPVITQGSAERIQTYVQEGQGRVRLLLGGETPDVGERVGGYVAPTILADVPADDALFQEEIFGPVLAFTKARDWQHAIELANDSEYGLTAAFYSRDPRKIDEARKKIHVGNLYVNRKCTGALSGTHAFGGYGMSGTNAKVGGPDYLFWFLQTKTIAQRY
- a CDS encoding ROK family protein, which gives rise to MTTGPLNDRPADPSPLLALDIGGTSLRAALVQGGRVLDRVEARTPRPATPDAVITAALELARPLAARAGAVGVACAGAVARGRVTATATHTFPGWVDIPLAERLGAGLGLPCAALNDARAAAWGEFAAGAGQGTTEFMFVTVSTGVGAGLVLGGRLHLAGNGLDAELGFVTVPSHWHAGALTPAGQLAPLEFESSGTALNARAAALGFADARALCDAADAGDATADAEYRHSAAGLAWKIADIAALLGVTRAALGGSVGLRPGYRTRVQEALAAFPERYRPEVVHAALGADAGLIGAALWAARSARHGEAQDGGAQDPSTRDASAQG
- a CDS encoding OsmC family protein, translated to MKKTLNVTWLGEQRYLGVSESGHQLLIDNSPTKIGVSPMEALLGALATCTAYDVVEIMKKRRTPLSSYRIEVEGERADTDPKRYTTITVRHIASGEGVTEEALSKAAHLSHEKYCSVAASLNSDITVETRVE